Genomic window (Arcobacter aquimarinus):
CACCCTTATCTTTTGCTTCTTTCTCTTTTTTTGCTTCTTCTCTTTCTTTATAAACATCATCTCTATAAACAAACATGATAATATCAGCATCTTGCTCAATAGCTCCAGATTCCCTTAAATCACTTAACATTGGTCTTTTATCTGGTCTATTTTCAAGTCCCCTATTTAGCTGAGAAAGAGCAATAATAGGAATTTTCATCTCCCTTGCAAGCATTTTTAAACCTCTTGAAATATCAGAAACCTCTTGGTGTCTGTCTTTATTTCCTGTTCCTTGCATAAGTTGAAGATAATCGATGATTACAAGTCTTATATTATTTGCTTCATTTTGAGCTAATTTTCTCACCCTTGCTCGAAGTTGATTGATATTTATACTTCCACCATCATCAACAAAAAGTTTTTTTGAATTTAAATCATCAAATGCTTTAGTTAAATTTGACCATTGAGAATCATCCATATCACCTTTTCTAAGATTTTGTAATGGAATAGATGTTTTTGCAGCTAACATCCTAAGCATAAGTTGTTCTGCTGGCATCTCTAGAGAGAAAAAGATAACTCCACTTCCTCTTTCCACATTTTTTAAAGCCATATTAAGTACGAGTGCAGTTTTTCCCATCGCTGGACGTGCAGCGATAATTATCAAATCTCCTTCGTTAAAACCAGTCGTTCTTCTATCTAGTGCCTCAAAACCTGTTGTTTCACCAATAAGATGCTTATTTCCAAGTTTTTTCATTTTTTCAATATATGAAAGAGTATCACTTGTGATAGTATTCATATCTTTTAATTCAGAAGTTGCACTATCTGTTGAGATTTTATAAAGTTCACCTTGAATAGTATCAAGTGCCTCATTTGCACTAACTTCCTCTTCAATAGCTACTTTTTTTATAGTTGTTGCAAGTGAGGCTAATTCTCTTTTTACTGCACCATCTTTTATTTCTCGTACATAAGCTAAAGTATTTGTAATTGGATTTGCAGAAAGAATTTCAAGTAATATAGAGTCATCAACATCTTTTGAATCAAGTCTTTTTCTTATAAACTCTTCATCAATTGGCATATCATCATTATGAAGTTTTACCATTACTTCAAAGATTTTTTTGTGAGCAGGAAGATAAAAATCTTTAGGTTTTAAGACTCCTAAAACATCTTCTAACTCTTCAGGGTTAAATAAAATAGAACTTAATACAGCCCTTTCAATATTTATACTATAAACACTATCCATTCATTCTCCGATTTTTTAAGGAAACGATTGTATCTAAAAGTTAATTAGTGCTTTATAAATACTAAAATACCCTATTTCTTCCACTATTTTTTGCTTCATATAATTTTTTATCTACAATAGAAATTGCATTTTCAAAATCTTTTAAATAACTTTTATCACAAATTTCAGGATTAATTTCAAAAATCCCCATACTAAGAGTTGTTGATATTTTATAATTTTCAAAATCTAAGATAAAATTTGAAAAATCTTCTCTTATTTTATTTAAAATTTCTCTTGCTTTTTTTTCTTTAATAGCTGGAAGTATTAAAATAAACTCTTCTCCACCATACCTAATTATCATGTCAGAATTTCTAAGACTCTTTTTTGCAATAGGAACAAAACTCTCTAGCATTTTATCTCCAGCTAAATGCCCATAAGTATCATTTATATTTTTAAAATAATCAAAATCACACATACAAAGAACAAAAGATTCTGAAGTAGCAAAAGAGATTTCTAATTGATTATTATATAATTGATTAAGTTTTTGTCTATTTAAAGCACCTGTTAAAGGATCTTTTGAAGCTTCAGAATTTATTAAAGTATTATCTATCAAAGCTAATTCTGTTCCTAAAGATAAAGATAACATTTCACACTTTTCTAAATAAGTTAATAAAAGATGATTATTTGTTCCTTTTTGTAGTAAATAATTTTCTATTTGTTTTGCTATATAATGTAAATTTTCATGAAGTTTGCAAATATTTTTATATTTAGAATTATTCTGTATTATTATTTTTCCAGAATCTAATAACCATTTTCCAAAAGTACATAAATTATGATTTGTTTCAGGAAAAAATTTATTATCTCTTAAAGCAATTGATTTTGATAAATAATTTAACCACTCCAAATGTGCTTTATAATACAAAATAACATTTTGTTCATAAATATCACTAAGACTTGAAATTCTAAGAGAATTTTTATTTTGTAAATCTATTACATATTTATCCAAATATTTTTTTGCAATCATATCTTCAAAATATAAATGCAGTTGATACAAAGTATAAAGTTCTTCTTTTGCATTTTTATGAAGTAATCTTTCCATTATTAATCTTTTTAAATTTATTAATTCATGGGTCAATATAACATAAGGAACAGATAATTCTATATTATAATTTATTAAATTTTCACAAACTAAAGAAGCATTTTCCATATCGCTTTTACAAATATATTCAATGATTAAAGAGAAAAAGTTTTTTATTTCTTCTGTCTCTTCATCATCTATTCTTTTTATATTTATTATGTATTTCTGAAAAAATTCTAAACTTATTTCTTCTGCTTCACTATTAAGATATTTTTGAAAATTTGAAATATCCATTTTCATTATTTTCTCTTTTGAGCTTCTATTTCAACTTCTTCTATAAATTTATTTATTAAAGCATCTCCTGAAAGTTTTTCTATAATTTCACCTTTTTTCATTATAAGTCCACTTCCTTTTCCAAAAGCAATAGCTACATCTGCACTTTTTGCTTCACCTATTGCGTTCACGACACATCCCATAACTGAAACATCCATTGGTGTTTTTATATGAGCTGTTCTTTTTTCTATTTGGGCAACAGCACTCACTAAATCAGCTTCAATTCTTCCACAAGTAGGACAAGAAACAATATTTAATCCCTCTTTTGCAATTCCAACATCTTTTAAAATTGCCTTTCCAACTTTTATCTCTTCTTCAAGTTCTCCTGTCATTGAAACTCTTAAAGTATCA
Coding sequences:
- a CDS encoding diguanylate cyclase, which encodes MKMDISNFQKYLNSEAEEISLEFFQKYIINIKRIDDEETEEIKNFFSLIIEYICKSDMENASLVCENLINYNIELSVPYVILTHELINLKRLIMERLLHKNAKEELYTLYQLHLYFEDMIAKKYLDKYVIDLQNKNSLRISSLSDIYEQNVILYYKAHLEWLNYLSKSIALRDNKFFPETNHNLCTFGKWLLDSGKIIIQNNSKYKNICKLHENLHYIAKQIENYLLQKGTNNHLLLTYLEKCEMLSLSLGTELALIDNTLINSEASKDPLTGALNRQKLNQLYNNQLEISFATSESFVLCMCDFDYFKNINDTYGHLAGDKMLESFVPIAKKSLRNSDMIIRYGGEEFILILPAIKEKKAREILNKIREDFSNFILDFENYKISTTLSMGIFEINPEICDKSYLKDFENAISIVDKKLYEAKNSGRNRVF
- a CDS encoding replicative DNA helicase, with amino-acid sequence MDSVYSINIERAVLSSILFNPEELEDVLGVLKPKDFYLPAHKKIFEVMVKLHNDDMPIDEEFIRKRLDSKDVDDSILLEILSANPITNTLAYVREIKDGAVKRELASLATTIKKVAIEEEVSANEALDTIQGELYKISTDSATSELKDMNTITSDTLSYIEKMKKLGNKHLIGETTGFEALDRRTTGFNEGDLIIIAARPAMGKTALVLNMALKNVERGSGVIFFSLEMPAEQLMLRMLAAKTSIPLQNLRKGDMDDSQWSNLTKAFDDLNSKKLFVDDGGSININQLRARVRKLAQNEANNIRLVIIDYLQLMQGTGNKDRHQEVSDISRGLKMLAREMKIPIIALSQLNRGLENRPDKRPMLSDLRESGAIEQDADIIMFVYRDDVYKEREEAKKEKEAKDKGEDYKSKFINKPVEEAEVIIGKQRNGPIGTVKLDFQKALTRFVDKENENSAAPIEVIFENIADIEKETNIDIPDIL